One region of Lathamus discolor isolate bLatDis1 chromosome 2, bLatDis1.hap1, whole genome shotgun sequence genomic DNA includes:
- the C2H18orf21 gene encoding UPF0711 protein C18orf21 homolog isoform X2, with amino-acid sequence MVRQRWFQEVAAEGLTGACPGQARFLLWTLHNSRGKEYALERVCPYCFQFLLPDSHRVRLKPKMKATPQIDKILKREAKNHKLNMKQTKLLKKYRESRSVLLVTCKSCNKTTRHYGKSRDFLATMAQNSGTPSIKSALRTPGVKTQSANKVTPLNCSRLGSKGSTPSSFPRTRVSGQVATSSASSSASRTPRNSKFHFSKLKRMLDLEEKDKSQKADLKTFLTLL; translated from the exons ATGGTGCGGCAGCGGTGGTTCCAAGAGGTGGCCGCGGAGGGGCTGACGGGCGCCTGCCCGGGACAGGCGCGGTTCCTGCT GTGGACGCTCCACAACTCCCGAG GTAAGGAATATGCATTAGAAAGGGTATGTCCTTACTGCTTCCAGTTCCTGCTTCCTGATAGCCACCGGGTGCGTCTCAAACCAAAGATGAAAGCGACCCCACAGATAGACAAGATTCTGAAACGAGAGGCGAAGAACCACAAACTTAATATGAAACAGACAAAGCTTCTGAAAAAGTACAGGGAGTCACGAAGTGTCCTG CTGGTTACTTGCAAATCATGCAACAAAACAACAAGGCATTATGGTAAAAGCAGGGATTTTCTGGCTACCATGGCACAAAATTCTGGCACTCCAAGTATTAAATCTGCCCTGAGGACACCAGGTGTAAAAACTCAGTCTGCAAACAAAGTGACACCTCTAAACTGCAGTAGGTTGGGATCTAAAGGGAGCACTCCATCGTCATTTCCCAG aacaCGTGTATCTGGACAGGTAGCAAccagctctgcttccagctctgcttccagGACTCCCCGAAACTCCAAATTTCACTTTTCTAAACTGAAACGGATGCTTGACctagaagaaaaagacaaaagccaGAAGGCAGATTTGAAAACCTTCTTGACTTTACTTTAG
- the C2H18orf21 gene encoding UPF0711 protein C18orf21 homolog isoform X1 yields MGFGAAGGNGKEYALERVCPYCFQFLLPDSHRVRLKPKMKATPQIDKILKREAKNHKLNMKQTKLLKKYRESRSVLLVTCKSCNKTTRHYGKSRDFLATMAQNSGTPSIKSALRTPGVKTQSANKVTPLNCSRLGSKGSTPSSFPRTRVSGQVATSSASSSASRTPRNSKFHFSKLKRMLDLEEKDKSQKADLKTFLTLL; encoded by the exons ATGGGCTTCGGGGCTGCTGGTGGGAATG GTAAGGAATATGCATTAGAAAGGGTATGTCCTTACTGCTTCCAGTTCCTGCTTCCTGATAGCCACCGGGTGCGTCTCAAACCAAAGATGAAAGCGACCCCACAGATAGACAAGATTCTGAAACGAGAGGCGAAGAACCACAAACTTAATATGAAACAGACAAAGCTTCTGAAAAAGTACAGGGAGTCACGAAGTGTCCTG CTGGTTACTTGCAAATCATGCAACAAAACAACAAGGCATTATGGTAAAAGCAGGGATTTTCTGGCTACCATGGCACAAAATTCTGGCACTCCAAGTATTAAATCTGCCCTGAGGACACCAGGTGTAAAAACTCAGTCTGCAAACAAAGTGACACCTCTAAACTGCAGTAGGTTGGGATCTAAAGGGAGCACTCCATCGTCATTTCCCAG aacaCGTGTATCTGGACAGGTAGCAAccagctctgcttccagctctgcttccagGACTCCCCGAAACTCCAAATTTCACTTTTCTAAACTGAAACGGATGCTTGACctagaagaaaaagacaaaagccaGAAGGCAGATTTGAAAACCTTCTTGACTTTACTTTAG